In the genome of Vicia villosa cultivar HV-30 ecotype Madison, WI linkage group LG7, Vvil1.0, whole genome shotgun sequence, one region contains:
- the LOC131621067 gene encoding dormancy-associated protein 2-like isoform X2 — protein MDSKKAMLILGLMAMVLLISSEVSARELAETSTNTKEEVVEKTSEVDDPIFDGHGFGHGFGHGHHHHHHGGHHGGHHGASDNGN, from the exons ATGGATTCCAAAAAAGCAATGCTCATTCTTGGCCTAATGGCCATGGTTCTTCTTATTTCCTCAGAGGTGTCAGCTAGGGAGTTAGCCGAGACTTCCACTAATACCAAAGAGG AGGTTGTTGAAAAGACAAGTGAAGTGGATGATCCCATCTTTGATGGACACGGTTTTGGTCATGGTTTTGGGCAcggtcaccatcatcatcatcacggtGGTCATCATGGTGGACATCATGGTGCTTCCGACAATGGTAACTGA